TTATGCACGCATTGAAGAGGGGCATATTAAAGAGGCATTTGATATGTCAAAAGACCAAAGTTATTTCCTTTTTGGTCTTAAAAAAGAGGTGATCGAGAAGATCATTTTCCCACTGGGGGGTATGCTGAAAAATGACATCAAACCTATTGCACTGAAAGAATTACCATGGCTTGGTACACTTGAAACTTACAAAGAGTCTCAAGAGATCTGCTTCGTCACGGATACCTATATTGATATTTTAAAACAGCATCTCAATGTCGATCAAAAAGGCGTTATCAAAGATGTTGAAGGAAAGGTCATTGGTGAACATAAAGGCTACATGCACTACACCATCGGCAAACGAAAAGGTTTGACCATCAACGGAGCGCATGACCCTCACTTTGTTGTGAATATTGACGCAAAGACCAATACGGTGATCGCTGGAACCAAAGAAGATCTGTTACAAACCAAAGTCATCGCCGAGAACTTCTCCTTGGGCGAAGATTTTAAAGAAGGCGAATACGGCGTGAAAGTACGTTACCGAAGTGCTAAGACCAAGGCGCATGTGAGTGTTGTTGATGGCAAGATTATTGCCGAGCTTCACGAGGGCGTTTACGGGCTCGCAAGCGGTCAAGCACTGGTTGTCTATCAAGATGACCTTGTGGTTGGCGGAGGCTGGATCGAAGCGTAAGTGGTATGAAGAGCCTCAAAATGGGGCTCTTCATCTTTACATGTAAAACGTTAATCTTCTTTTTTCCAAATATTGGCTAATACCAATACGCACATAAGCAGTATCGAACCTACCATTAAACCGCCCATCGCAAAAATAAGATAGACGAGTTCTGGGATAAATTTTGAAAACCACCATGAAAAAATATCTAAAAATGCTGCACCAAAAGAGCCGATAATCAGAACATTTTTGATACTCTCTTTATAGGTCGTATAGGCAAAAAGCAAGGAGATAATCACCAAGAACGTTGAAATCCCAAACATATGAATATGCGCCTGTTTTGACATCTTTGACCACGAATAGCCGGCATCCGTATGCGATACGATTTGCTCATAGGTATCAAATGGCATCGAAGGAATGGCTTTACTCATTTTAGAGGTTTTACTATGACAATTTGCACAATCTTGCTTGATAATCTGTGCCGCTTCTTCATAGAGTTTACCCTCTTTTTTAACACCCTCTTTGATCCAGTTATTCACCGTGTCAATGTCTTCATCTGCCGTGACATGCTCATACATGTTTCCTCGCATCGCTGCGACTAGGGTTGGCGTCGTATATTTATTTTTAATCTGAGCAATCGTTGGAATATTCAGCCCTTTTTTTTGCCCAGAAAGCTCAAGTCCTAGTAAAATGACCGATGAAATGGTAGCCGTTATAACAAAGAGCAAAAACAGCGATACCGCTGCCTTTGCTTGGAAATTAAACTGTTGAATGCTCACTGTCCCGCCTTTTATTTAAAAAGAAGCTCAATGCTTCCGTCGTGATACATATGGTTAATCGCCGAGTTATCAAAGACAGAGACGCCAAAGAAGTATGGTTTTTTCAAATCACTAAATTGAACATCTTGCTCTGCTGATTTTGGATGGGTTGTTACTAAAGCTCTTTTCATAACAAGTGTCCATTTACCATTTGCCCAAGACGCATTGGTTTCGATGTCACCACGTGAACCACTTAGTTTACCCACGACAATACCGGGAACCATGTCACCCGCTTTAAAGGTATCGACAAAAGGAACTTTGTCTTCTTCGAGTATCCATGTTTTGGTTTTATCTGGGTTTTTGCTCATAAATTCTGGTGCTGTTTTATCTGCATTGACGTTCGCTTTATCGCCGCCACCCAGTTTTTCATCGCCGGAGCGTCCCCAGTCTTTACTCACCTTTGGATCGGTATTGCTGTTGACATATTGATCATCGGTCATACCTGTTGAAAGTCCTGTTCGAACACTTTTCCAATGCCACATATCGATAGTCTCGCCTTCCGCACGGGTATATTTTCGACCCGGTGACGTGTCACTGATGCCATTGTTCAAGCCATCTTTTGCCATGTGACACGCGATAGCACACCCTTTTTTCTCAAAACCTTTAGTGTTGATGTTCCAAAAGAATGCCGCTTTATCTTCATAATAGGTATTTTCATGATTGGTTTCATCAACATCTTTCATTTTTTTCCACGTACCATCGGCTTGTTTGATCCATGGTTCACGGTTCGTGCTCATGGTTGGATCATCGTATTGAAGTTTGATATAGATATTTTTATCATCATGCACCGACTTTAAAACGGCCGTTGTTTTGGTGATGCCCTTGTAGTTATTTGGCTTGTAAGGTGTTTCGCTCAAAGGAACGCTTACCTCTTTCGCTTTTGCCCAGATAGCATCATTAGCATCCAATGTTGCAGGTGAGCCTTTAGCACTCTCTAACGTATACTCCGCCGCAAATACACTCGAAGATAATAACATCATGCTTGCCATAACAACCGATAGCCCCGCAGTTGAAATTTTGTGTGAAAATCCCTTCATAAAAACTCCTTTTTGATAATTGTGAACTGAAGTATCACATTGTTTTATTTCGTCAACATTAACGCTTTATTAATTTTTTTTAATATTTCTTTAGCTACGATGAAAAGATGAAACTCTTAATCATCGAAGATGACCCAAAAATTATCGCTTTTGTTCAAAAAGGGCTCCAAGAAGAGGGCTTTATCATCGATACTGCCAGTGACGGTGAAGAAGGATTGTACCTTGCAGAACAGCATGCGTATGACCTTCTCATTATTGATTGGATGTTGCCCAAACTGGATGGTTTAAAGATGTGTGAAAAGCTTCGTGAGAAAAAAAACCATACTCCCATTTTGATGCTCACCGCTAAAACCAGTGTGGAAGAGCGCATTACAGGGCTTGGTTGTGGAGCCGATGACTACTTGGTCAAACCTTTTGTCTTTGCTGAGTTAGTGGCACGCATACGCTCCTTACTTCGTCGCTCATCCTATAATTTCAACGAATGCTTGAGCCTTGATACCCTTGAAGTCAATGTCTTAAAAAGAGTCGTCACCCGTTCCAAAAAGCCGATTTCGCTGACATCTAAAGAGTTTGATATTTTGGTGTACCTGCTGCTCAATCAAAATAATATCATCACCCACACCCAACTCCAAGAGAAAATTTGGGGCATCAATGAAGCAACATCGAGCAATATCATTAACGTTTTTATTCACCATCTGCGCCATAAAATAGACAGCGAAGGCGAGAAACCTCTTATAAAAACCATTCGTGGTTCTGGCTATAAAATAGAGTCGTGCTAGGATGGAGATTATCCTCTTTGTGTACGGTCTCTCTTTTTTTATCTTAGGCGTTTTGGTTTTATTTGTCAGAACAACCGATAGCGCAATCTTTTTTGCACGAAAGATTTGGCTTTTAGGCATCTTTGCCATTTTGCATGCTTTTGTTGAGTGGATTTTTCTTTACATGTATCTTTATCCCCAGTACGAACCTCTTTTAAGCCCTCTAAAGTTTACTCTTCTGCTCTTCTCGTACCTCTTTTTATTTGAATTCTCCCGTTTTATCGTACGCGAAAGCTTTAAAAAGCAGAGCTCTAAGCTTCATTTTTTACACACACTTTATGCTGCGCCCGTTATTTACATCATCAGTCTCTCCAGCCTTTTATCCCTAATTCTTCTTCACCCATCCCTAGATGATGCCATTGCCGCCATTCGCTATACCTATGGCTTTTTTGGCTCTCTGTTTTTAGGCGTTGGACTGTACTATTATGGAGAATCCCTGAAGAAAAGTGAATACGTAGAACGCCTCAAAATTTACTTTAAAATCCCAGGCGTTGCCTTTATTTGCTACGCGCTTTTAGCAGGAATTGCTGTCTCGCCGACCCACTATTTTCCAGGGAACATCATCAACACCGTGTGGTTTTTAGACACCTTTGGCATTCCTGTGCAGTTTTTTCGAGCCCTGTGTGCTTTGGTCATTACGATCTGCTCCATTAAAGCGTTGCAAATTTTTAGCGATGAAACGCATCTTAAAATGCTCCAATCGCTTCGGCAGATCAAACGCTTCTCGTCCGATGTCTCCCATGAACTCAAAACGCCCTTAACGGCGATGAAAGGAGAACTCGAAGTCGCCCTTAAAGAGCCTCGCACAAACGAGGAGTACCAAAGTATTTTGTACTCCAATCTGGAAGAGGTCGATACCTTGCAAAGCATCGTCAAAAACCTTCTTATGCTCACGTATCTTGAAAAAGAGTC
Above is a genomic segment from Sulfurospirillum halorespirans DSM 13726 containing:
- a CDS encoding ethylbenzene dehydrogenase-related protein — protein: MKGFSHKISTAGLSVVMASMMLLSSSVFAAEYTLESAKGSPATLDANDAIWAKAKEVSVPLSETPYKPNNYKGITKTTAVLKSVHDDKNIYIKLQYDDPTMSTNREPWIKQADGTWKKMKDVDETNHENTYYEDKAAFFWNINTKGFEKKGCAIACHMAKDGLNNGISDTSPGRKYTRAEGETIDMWHWKSVRTGLSTGMTDDQYVNSNTDPKVSKDWGRSGDEKLGGGDKANVNADKTAPEFMSKNPDKTKTWILEEDKVPFVDTFKAGDMVPGIVVGKLSGSRGDIETNASWANGKWTLVMKRALVTTHPKSAEQDVQFSDLKKPYFFGVSVFDNSAINHMYHDGSIELLFK
- a CDS encoding response regulator transcription factor, translated to MKLLIIEDDPKIIAFVQKGLQEEGFIIDTASDGEEGLYLAEQHAYDLLIIDWMLPKLDGLKMCEKLREKKNHTPILMLTAKTSVEERITGLGCGADDYLVKPFVFAELVARIRSLLRRSSYNFNECLSLDTLEVNVLKRVVTRSKKPISLTSKEFDILVYLLLNQNNIITHTQLQEKIWGINEATSSNIINVFIHHLRHKIDSEGEKPLIKTIRGSGYKIESC
- the mnmA gene encoding tRNA 2-thiouridine(34) synthase MnmA, coding for MKIALLMSGGIDSSYSAYLLKNQGHEVIGIYLKLHEDEKKHAINIANIEKVSHHLGIETHVLDAKALFKEHVYDYFVRSYEQGLTPNPCAFCNPRMKFGFAFEKAMEMGCERIATGHYARIEEGHIKEAFDMSKDQSYFLFGLKKEVIEKIIFPLGGMLKNDIKPIALKELPWLGTLETYKESQEICFVTDTYIDILKQHLNVDQKGVIKDVEGKVIGEHKGYMHYTIGKRKGLTINGAHDPHFVVNIDAKTNTVIAGTKEDLLQTKVIAENFSLGEDFKEGEYGVKVRYRSAKTKAHVSVVDGKIIAELHEGVYGLASGQALVVYQDDLVVGGGWIEA
- a CDS encoding sensor histidine kinase, giving the protein MEIILFVYGLSFFILGVLVLFVRTTDSAIFFARKIWLLGIFAILHAFVEWIFLYMYLYPQYEPLLSPLKFTLLLFSYLFLFEFSRFIVRESFKKQSSKLHFLHTLYAAPVIYIISLSSLLSLILLHPSLDDAIAAIRYTYGFFGSLFLGVGLYYYGESLKKSEYVERLKIYFKIPGVAFICYALLAGIAVSPTHYFPGNIINTVWFLDTFGIPVQFFRALCALVITICSIKALQIFSDETHLKMLQSLRQIKRFSSDVSHELKTPLTAMKGELEVALKEPRTNEEYQSILYSNLEEVDTLQSIVKNLLMLTYLEKESLKSKFTQQNVDDVLLKAIEDLIVIGSQKNIIFEIRELENLIVIGDEILLKTVFSNLIENAIKYSPYHTTIFISLTALNHMAHFRIEDEGNGIDEEKLHLIFERFYRADDSRSKQIKGFGLGLSIVQQIVDVHDGTITVKNRHPQGLEINVMLPLAF